In the genome of Saprospira sp. CCB-QB6, one region contains:
- a CDS encoding RHS repeat-associated core domain-containing protein — protein MGQDSSQTGQADYYLAQVSSASLYYPFGWEMPGRKFVSGEGYRFGFNGQEEDPDMGVVFKYRIHNARVGRFLSVDPLAPEYPWNSCYAFAENRVIDGIDLEGREWLPVNKNGDPVKPDSDEIENYEWIGYNIKGYERGGKVYAESNPHSLDQENVIRESPAGTVQNAFIRKYENEKYIEKVVYNSDGCVEKHKTKLFEEFSLSDAGASAIASGEQYISLPKNVGGYAVGYGLQIDYGATWTFGEVSKELAISWLFDAARINKGMLNSKFGKLRMTQHEYDAISSLSYNFGAPSVLGKVTFTKLVENNDATASEIHNGFVNLSLGSRYEKGLLPRRKAEAEMYNFGIYDYGDIPQMIKRSSVLKNFPKPKELVIY, from the coding sequence TTGGGCCAAGACAGCAGTCAAACGGGACAGGCAGATTATTATCTGGCGCAGGTTTCTTCGGCTAGTCTATATTATCCTTTTGGTTGGGAAATGCCTGGGCGTAAGTTTGTGAGTGGGGAGGGGTATCGTTTTGGGTTTAATGGGCAAGAGGAGGATCCTGATATGGGAGTGGTGTTTAAGTATCGTATCCATAATGCGAGGGTTGGCCGCTTTTTGTCTGTGGACCCACTTGCGCCGGAGTATCCCTGGAATAGCTGCTATGCTTTTGCGGAGAATCGGGTGATTGATGGGATTGATTTGGAGGGGAGAGAGTGGCTTCCTGTAAATAAAAATGGGGATCCTGTAAAACCAGATTCAGATGAAATAGAAAATTATGAGTGGATTGGATACAATATAAAGGGCTATGAGCGTGGAGGTAAAGTTTATGCTGAATCAAACCCTCATTCTTTGGATCAAGAAAATGTTATAAGAGAAAGCCCAGCAGGAACTGTTCAAAATGCATTTATTCGTAAATATGAGAATGAAAAATATATTGAGAAAGTAGTGTATAATTCTGATGGTTGCGTTGAAAAACATAAGACAAAGTTATTTGAAGAGTTTAGCCTATCTGATGCAGGAGCCTCAGCTATAGCATCTGGAGAGCAGTATATATCTCTTCCTAAGAATGTTGGAGGGTATGCTGTTGGCTATGGACTACAGATTGATTATGGTGCAACATGGACTTTTGGTGAGGTTAGTAAAGAACTTGCGATATCCTGGTTATTTGATGCAGCTAGGATTAATAAAGGAATGTTGAACAGTAAATTTGGAAAACTGAGGATGACACAGCATGAGTATGATGCTATAAGTTCTTTATCATACAATTTTGGAGCACCTTCTGTCTTAGGTAAAGTAACGTTTACGAAATTAGTGGAGAATAATGATGCAACTGCCTCAGAAATACATAATGGCTTCGTAAACCTTAGCCTTGGATCGCGATATGAAAAAGGCTTACTTCCTAGACGAAAAGCGGAAGCGGAGATGTATAATTTTGGAATTTATGACTATGGAGATATCCCTCAGATGATAAAAAGAAGTTCTGTGTTAAAGAATTTTCCTAAACCAAAAGAATTAGTTATTTATTAG